In Salvelinus sp. IW2-2015 unplaced genomic scaffold, ASM291031v2 Un_scaffold6909, whole genome shotgun sequence, one DNA window encodes the following:
- the LOC112079098 gene encoding uncharacterized protein, whose product MPSWIRLRVLLSALTVHCFLDGTCPRRDPPPRVLVLSPGSVLSWPVVVRWREEAREQVEEDFTTSMGDIEAEPATIFCMCSVEKERDREREGEWLGSEGKNVEDVTEEEHKGGGGEQRDTGWSLYTVNQPGHTDTQKLFPLTGTSLQPTRDSGVGGADTELPSDRWTDAMDSEDDYEEXEXGGRMVRGLRGRSQWRLNGRPLIGGVVVLGRRGATLTLPSLAVGDSGNYSCHRGGKLVSSLRVSVAVPPERPKLSCYKRSPSSKIRCDWTASQPVTPVPQCYLLLRKGLSGSFSRVNCSYSAPLSRCWCAIGHQEKESREPHLAYLCVTNTAGNTTSPLLDFTPLDIIKPDPPSSVVVRGVEGQEKRLRVSWAVPHSWKERDRYHELLYELRYHTMPHGTQVCGVACVCWCVRLGVCVMTHVRLACSVLGVCVMTHVHLACSVLGVCVMTHVHVHLACSVWVLV is encoded by the exons acccCCCTCCCAGGGTGCTGGTGTTGTCCCCAGGCAGCGTTTTGTCTTGGCCTGTAGTGGTCAGGTGGAG AGAGGAAGCGCGTGAGCAGGTGGAAGAGGATTTCACCACCTCGATGGGTGACATTGAAGCTGAACCAGCAACCATTTTCTGTATGTGTTCTGTGGAGAAG gagagagacagagagagagagggagagtggttaGGGAGTGAGGGAAAGAATGTGGAAGATGTAACAGAGGAGGAGcacaaaggaggaggaggagagcagagggatacAGGGTGGAGTCTTTACACTGTCAATCAACCAGGACATACAGATACACAGAAACTATTTCCTCTTACTGGGACATCGCTCCAACCAACCAGAGACAGCGGAGTGGGAGGGGCTGACACTGAGCTGCCCTCTGATCGGTGGACTGATGCGATGGACAGTGAGGATGACTATGAGGAAGAKGAGGRGGGGGGGAGGATGGTGAGGGGGCTGAGAGGGAGGTCTCAGTGGAGACTGAACGGGAGGCCGCTGATAGGAGGAGTAGTGGTGTTAGGGAGGAGAGGCGCCACTCTGACCCTGCCCTCCCTGGCGGTGGGTGACTCTGGGAACTACAGCTGCCACCGCGGGGGCAAACTGGTCTCCTCTCTGAGGGTGAGCGTGGCAG TTCCTCCAGAGAGGCCTAAGCTGTCCTGCTATAAGAGGTCACCCAGCAGTAAGATCCGCTGTGATTGGACAGCCAGTCAACCGGTGACTCCTGTCCCTCAGTGCTACCTCCTCCTACGGAAAGG TCTATCAGGGTCATTCTCTCGTGTCAACTGTTCCTACTCCGCCCCGCTGTCTCGGTGTTGGTGTGCTATAGGTCATCaagagaaggagagtagagagcCACACCTGGCCTACCTGTGTGTCACCAACACTGCTGGCAACACCACCAGCCCTCTCCTAGACTTCACACCTCTGGAcatta TTAAGCCAGACCCCCCCAGCTCAGTAGTGGTGAGGGGTGTGGAGGGGCAGGAGAAGAGACTGAGGGTGAGCTGGGCTGTTCCTCACTcctggaaagagagagaccgCTACCACGAGCTGCTCTATGAGCTCAGATACCACACCATGCCACACGGAACACAGGTGTGTGGTGTCGCatgcgtgtgttggtgtgtgcgtcTGGGTGTTTGTGTAATGACCCATGTTCGTTTAGCCTGCTCTGTTCTGGGTGTTTGTGTAATGACCCATGTTCATTTAGCCTGCTCTGTTCTGGGTGTTTGTGTAATGACCCATGTTCATGTTCATCTAGCCTGCTCTGTTTGGGTGTTGGTGTAA